The following are from one region of the Oryzias melastigma strain HK-1 linkage group LG22, ASM292280v2, whole genome shotgun sequence genome:
- the zdhhc22 gene encoding palmitoyltransferase ZDHHC22, which produces MFTRMLKLRLLNAVAPVYFFMATVVTNILHFCFFIPTIFPYPETSLMVSSTLHTILVLFLMFNALGNYIMTIIYPAESANETAIPVCSPHCSDKVDAHYLLNGRHFCKLCKKIILKRDHHCFFTGNCIGNKNMRYFLMFCIYTSCACLYSLVLGVAFLTVEYSISFENPLTFLTLLPLSVCSFFIGSISGLQLFLVLMLYVWLGIGLVCAGFCSQQMLLVARGQTWCQMQRGELVRNCSNWRANLKHVFGSRWILGLILPVQTEACSEDADAQKQD; this is translated from the exons ATGTTCACCCGAATGTTAAAGCTGAGACTGCTCAACGCTGTGGCGCCTGTGTACTTCTTCATGGCTACAGTGGTCACCAATATCCTGCACTTTTGCTTCTTCATCCCAACAATCTTCCCTTACCCAGAAACCTCTCTGATGGTGTCATCGACGCTCCACACAATCCTGGTGCTCTTCTTGATGTTCAACGCGCTGGGGAACTATATCATGACTATCATATATCCCGCTGAAAGCGCCAATGAGACCGCGATCCCTGTGTGCTCCCCGCACTGCTCCGACAAAGTGGACGCTCACTACCTTCTGAACGGCCGACACTTCTGCAAACTGTGCAAGAAGATCATCCTCAAAAGGGACCACCACTGTTTTTTCACAGGAAACTGCATCGGCAACAAAAACATGCGCTACTTCCTGATGTTCTGCATCTACACGTCATGCGCGTGTTTGTACTCTCTGGTTCTGGGTGTTGCGTTTTTAACGGTGGAGTACTCCATCTCCTTTGAGAACCCCCTGACCTTCCTGACTCTCCTTCCACTCTCggtctgctctttttttatag GAAGTATCTCAGGCTTGCAGCTGTTCCTGGTGCTGATGCTGTACGTGTGGCTGGGCATCGGCCTGGTGTGCGCTGGTTTCTGCTCCCAGCAGATGCTGCTGGTGGCTCGGGGACAGACGTGGTGTCAGATGCAGAGAGGCGAGCTGGTGAGGAACTGCAGCAACTGGAGGGCCAACCTGAAGCACGTCTTTGGCTCGCGCTGGATCCTCGGACTCATCCTGCCCGTGCAAACGGAGGCGTGCTCTGAAGACGCAGACGCACAAAAACAAGACTGA
- the tmem63c gene encoding calcium permeable stress-gated cation channel 1, whose protein sequence is MALTELFETRTPPLETWPLELDVLGFPEARGAENSTAERCFHSHSRSSVLQGLPFGGVPTVLAINVVLWMLLLLIFSCLRKAAWDYGRLALLMENDSLTSLFYGEPSEKEKSPSETSPSDSETKDTGFCSWLLSLYYMKDGEIRSKCGIDAVTYLSFQRHIILLMTVVSLLSLAVILPVNFSGNLLGDSPQNFGRTTLANVSAKDNFLWLHSIFALVYFIITLLCMAHHSIRLEYREDEKVARTLMITSVPRDICDPGLITKHFHEAYPSCTVTDIRFCFDVHKLIKLDLERRKAMKGRLYFTTKAQKEGKIMIKTHPCAQIFGCDICGFERVDAEQYYSELEEKRTDEFNAEKSRISLKRLGIAFVTFRDERMTAVIVKDYSRVRCRRRPQQSSITTVVQSHKWGVSYAPAPSDIIWENLSVCGSRWWLRCVLLNILLFLLLFFLTTPAIIVNTMDKFNVTRPVESLRSPVITQFLPTLLLWAFSVLLPFIVYYSAFFESHWTRSGQNQVTMHKCFLLLVFMVIILPSLGLSSLDLFFTWLFDVNFLEEKEVKFQCVFLPDNGAFFVNYVITSSFIGTSMELLRIPALTVYAFRLCLAKSQAERIHVKKSQAYEFQFGLEYAWTMCIFAVSMTYSITCPIITPFGLLYVILKHMVDRYNIYYAYVPTKLNQRIHRAATSQVIVAPILCIFWLLFFSVLRLGPVHPITLFTLASLISCIACCLFRLCLRKTPDKSMSYQMSDQPAEATFTDADRSTVTSTTASSLFVASVLLEPELALTPMPSPAHHSYGAMSSSQSSNHSPVAEAEGEEARAQTRETELQDTHCSSPLMDSPVGYQ, encoded by the exons ATGGCACTGACAGAGCTGTTTGAGACCAGGACCCCCCCTCTGGAGACGTGGCCTTTGGAGCTTGATGTTCTGGGATTCCCTGAAGCTCGGGGAGCGGAAAACAGCACGGCGGAGAGATGCTTCCACTCACATTCCCGCAGCAGCGTCCTCCAGGGTCTGCCGTTCGGCGGGGTTCCTACAGTCCTCGCCATCAACGTGGTGCTTTGGATG ctgctgctgcttatCTTTTCCTGCCTGAGGAAGGCGGCATGGGACTATGGACGCTTGGCTTTGCTGATGGAAAATGACAG tcTTACATCTTTGTTTTATGGAGAACCAAGTGAAAAAGAGAAGTCTCCCTCAGAGACCAGCCCTTCAGACTCTGAGACCAAGGATACG GGTTTCTGCTCGTGGCTTTTGTCTCTTTATTATATGAA GGATGGGGAGATCCGTAGCAAATGCGGCATTGATGCCGTCACGTACCTGTCCTTCCAGCGCCACATCATCCTGCTCATGACGGTGGTCTCCCTGCTCTCCTTGGCCGTGATCCTACCGGTCAACTTTTCCGGAAACCTCCTCG GAGACAGTCCTCAAAACTTTGGAAGGACAACTCTGGCCAATGTTAGTGCAAA GGATAATTTTCTGTGGCTGCACAGCATCTTCGCCCTGGTTTACTTCATCATCACACTGCTGTGCATGGCTCACCACTCGATACGCCTGGAGTACAGAGAAGATGAGAAG GTAGCCAGGACTTTGATGATCACCTCCGTACCCAGAGACATCTGTGACCCGGGACTCATCACCAAACACTTCCA TGAGGCCTACCCCAGCTGCACAGTGACCGACATCCGCTTTTGCTTTGATGTTCACAAGCTGATAAAGCTGGATTTAGAGAG GCGCAAGGCAATGAAAGGGAGACTGTATTTTACCACCAAGGCCCAAAAGGAGGGAAAGATCATGATCAAAACCCATCCGTGTGCTCAGATATTCGGCTGTGACATATGTGGCTTTGAAAGG GTGGATGCAGAGCAATACTACAGCGAGTTGGAGGAGAAGCGGACAGATGAGTTCAATGCAGAGAAGAGCCGCATCTCCTTGAAGAGGCTGGGCATCGCCTTCGTGACTTTTCGAGACGAGAGGATGACGGCTGT CATCGTAAAGGACTACAGTCGTGTGCGCTGTCGCCGGAGACCCCAGCAGTCCAGCATCACCACTGTGGTGCAGTCGCACAAATGGGGTGTGAGCTATGCTCCTGCCCCCAGTGACATCATCTG GGAAAACCTGTCAGTATGCGGGTCTCGCTGGTGGCTGCGCTGCGTCCTCCTcaacatcctcctcttcctgctgctcttcttcctcaccACCCCCGCCATCATTGTCAACACCATGGACAAGTTCAATGTCACAAGGCCTGTGGAGAGTTTGAGG AGCCCAGTTATCACCCAGTTCCTCCCAACTCTCCTGCTGTGGGCCTTTTCAGTGCTCCTGCCCTTCATCGTCTACTACTCCGCCTTCTTTGAGTCCCACTGGACCAG GTCTGGTCAGAATCAAGTAACGATGCACAAGTGTTTTCTGTTGCTGGTCTTCATGGTCATCATCCTCCCTTCTCTGGGTTTGTCCAG TCTGGACCTCTTCTTCACTTGGCTCTTCGATGTCAACTTCTTAGAGGAGAAGGAAGTCAAATTTCA GTGTGTCTTCCTTCCGGACAACGGTGCGTTTTTTGTGAACTACGTGATCACATCCAGTTTCATCGGGACTTCTATGGAGCTGCTGCGCATACCGGCGCTGACCGTGTACGCCTTCCGGCTCTGCTTGGCGAAGTCTCAGGCCGAGCGGATTCACGTGAAGAAG AGTCAAGCCTATGAGTTCCAGTTTGGCCTGGAGTATGCTTGGACTATGTGTATCTTTGCAGTCAGCATGACCTACAGCATCACATGTCCCATCATTACACCCTTTG GTCTACTTTATGTGATCCTGAAACACATGGTTGACCGATACAACATCTACTATGCATACGTTCCCACAAAACTCAACCAGCGCATCCACAGAGCCGCCACCAGCCAAGTCATCGTGGCCCCCATCCTCTGCATATTTTGGCTGCTCTTCTTCTCAGTTCTCAGATTAG GTCCAGTGCATCCTATCACCCTCTTCACTTTAGCTTCTCTCATCTCCTGTATTGCCTGTTGCCTTTTCCGACTGTGCCTTAGGAAGACACCAGACAAGTCAATGAGCTACCAG ATGTCTGATCAACCAGCAGAGGCGACTTTCACAGATGCAGACAGGAGCACCGTGACATCCACCACTGCCTCCAGT CTGTTTGTGGCGTCTGTCCTGCTGGAGCCAGAGTTGGCATTAACACCGATGCCCTCCCCAGCTCACCACAGCTACGGCGCCATGTCCAGCTCTCAGAGTTCAAATCACAGCCCCGTGGCAGAGGCAGAGGGCGAGGAGGCCCGTGCCCAAACCCGTGAAACTGAGCTTCAGGACACCCACTGCTCCAGCCCTCTCATGGACAGCCCCGTGGGCTACCAGTAA
- the ngb gene encoding neuroglobin has protein sequence MEKLSGKDKELIRGSWESLGKNKVPHGVIMFSRLFELDPELLNLFNYSTNCGSTQDCLSSPEFLDHVTKVMLVIDAAVNHLDDLHSLEDFLLNLGRKHQAVGVSTQSFAVVGESLLYMLQCSLGQAYTAALSQAWLNMYSIVVAAMSRGWAKNGEDKAD, from the exons ATGGAGAAGCTGTCAGGGAAAGACAAGGAGCTGATACGAGGCAGCTGGGAGAGCCTGGGCAAAAACAAAGTTCCACACGGGGTGATCATGTTCTCCAG acTGTTTGAGCTGGACCCCGAACTCCTAAATCTTTTCAACTATAGCACAAACTGTGGCTCCACACAAGACTGCCTTTCCAGCCCGGAGTTCCTTGATCATGTCACCAAG GTCATGCTTGTGATTGATGCGGCTGTCAACCACCTGGATGATCTCCACTCCTTGGAGGACTTTCTGCTCAACCTTGGGAGGAAGCATCAAGCAGTGGGAGTCAGCACGCAGTCGTTCGCT GTGGTGGGCGAGTCTCTTCTGTACATGCTCCAGTGCAGTCTGGGTCAGGCCTACACCGCAGCGCTGAGTCAAGCCTGGCTCAACATGTACAGCATCGTGGTGGCTGCAATGAGCCGAGGGTGGGCCAAGAACGGCGAGGACAAGGCCGACTGA
- the fam161b gene encoding protein FAM161B isoform X3, whose translation MNTRRSISMSDLTTRKETSSRKQGPIASSTAWGPSTSWTHGSVGTHICERFASSKSTQVRRKEEDEVECLKKFHAVPVPKHVMKPVYRDMLELKEKERKQSCEHRKQFLLSIQKPFSFYERDKMKKEKLVTTLNQVSQNPKTNCFGKNLLKQNSSMLKASQQDTPCRVGIPKLYTAERAGRKKTEILDVEPSFQPKILHQVPNFSKLHKALLNESLRKIKSNDTTRCQPFFLRTSSLPTRKRRKSLETLQVPTTSNLNRSKSLGALSLMSANTLPIYISDAVRKRCIAVKKSMELRESKNQESMEWLRNYQKRSKALKKTITLHAKLLDPHSSLKEVQAENLQRHRQADKQRTKNYMRELQDMKARVQERPYLFEQVKQRNAKECAEQTYRNKLKKMGLKEEFVEEIGDTIRSDDDTKTSIHSDSSHIREENADDWEKIEDVEKESVKSKREETP comes from the exons GCCTCCTCCACAGCCTGGGGACCTTCAACAAGCTGGACACATGGTTCTGTAGGGACCCATATATGTGAACGGTTTGCTTCTTCTAAATCAACACAGGTGAGGAGAAAAGAAGAGGATGAGGTAGAGTGTCTGAAGAAATTCCATGCAGTGCCTGTCCCTAAACATGTCATGAAGCCAGTCTACCGGGACATGCTGGAGCTCAAGGAGAAGGAGAGGAAACAGAGTTGTGAGCACAGGAAGCAATTCTTACTTTCTATCCAGAAACCATTCAGCTTCTATGAAAGAGacaagatgaaaaaagaaaagctcgtCACCACCTTGAACCAGGTTTCACAGAATCCAAAAACTAATTGCTTTGGAAAAAATCTTCTGAAACAGAATTCCTCAATGCTGAAAG CATCCCAACAGGATACTCCATGTCGGGTGGGCATCCCAAAACTCTACACCGCTGAGCGCGCCGGTAGAAAGAAGACAGAAATCCTGGATGTGGAGCCGAGCTTCCAACCAAAAATCCTCCATCAGGTTCCAAACTTCAGCAAACTGCACAAAGCTTTACTGAACGAGTCgctgaggaaaataaaaagcaacgaTACAACAAGGTGTCAACCCTTCTTCCTGAGAACATCATCGTTACCAACTAGGAAACGCAGGAAGAGTCTGGAAACCTTACAG GTACCCACGACGAGTAATCTCAACAGAAGCAAGTCACTCGGGGCCTTGTCGCTGATGTCTGCCAACACACTCCCCATATACATCTCAGATGCTGTGAGGAAGCGTTGTATTGCTGtcaa AAAGTCAATGGAGCTGAGGGAAAGTAAGAATCAAGAAAGCATGGAGTGGTTGAGGAACTACCAGAAGAGATCCAAAGCTCTGAAAAAGACCATCACCCTGCATGCAAAGTTACTGGACCCACACAGCAGCCTGAAAGAGGTGCAGGCTGAAAATCTGCAGCGCCATCG acAAGCGGATaagcaaagaacaaaaaactacATGAGAGAATTACAGGACATGAAAGCCCGAGTTCAGGAACGTCCCTATTTGTTTGAACAGGTGAAACAG AGAAATGCAAAGGAGTGTGCAGAGCAGACCTATAGgaacaaactgaagaaaatggGCTTGAAGGAAGAATTTGTTGAAGAAATAGGTGACACTATCAGATCAGATGATGACACCAAAACAAGCATCCACAGCGACAGCAGCCACATCAG GGAAGAAAATGCAGATGACTGGGAGAAAATTGAAGATGTGGAGAAGGAGAGCGTGAAGTCCAAAAGGGAAGAAACACCATGA